DNA from Strix aluco isolate bStrAlu1 chromosome 2, bStrAlu1.hap1, whole genome shotgun sequence:
GTCTTTCCAAGCATTTCATAAAGGCAGGTGAGTGTTACACCATCATCACTCCCATTTTACAAACAGGAAACTGAGGCCCAAAAAAAGTCATTTGAGCAGTTTAAAACAGCAAATCCCAGCCCAAAACCAGAAATGGAATCAAAACCTCCTGGAAAAATTTCCTTTCTCCAACTACCTCTATTTAGTTgctatgcagctttttttttttttttgtaaaaataaccAAACCAGTCAAACAAGAAAGAATGGCAACAAAACTGCAAGCTTCAACATACTTACTTCCATACTGCTGACATTAGtacaaaaataaagatttttattaaCTAGTTTACAAAAATAAAGTCTGTTGAGTCACACAAGATCTCATCAGGGGTGTTTATTTGACTTTGGAAGATAAAGCCTGTTTGAAACGTCTCTTTAGATCTTGCATGTTGGGAGATTTGGGACGAGGGATGATGGACGACCGCCTCCTGTCCGTGCTGCCCACATGCTGTAGTTTGCTGACCTCCTTGCAAAGATACTGGAAAACATCACAGACGCCTTGGGAGTCATCACTTGTGGAGATTTCCAAGAATAGGCTGCCCAGTTCATTTGCCAGCTGTAGTCCCTCTTTTGCCTGTACTTGCCTGGCGTGGAGGAGGTCTGCTTTGTTCCCCACGATAATGATGGGAGTCCTGGAATCTGGGTGGACCTTGCGGATGTGCTGGTAGAGAGGTTGGACTGACTGGTAGCTGCTGTAGTCTGTGATGGAGTAAACCAGGAGGAAGCCCTCTGCCCACTTCACACACCTGGACAGGGAGTCAAGCACCTGCACGCAGTCTTCCTGCACCTGCGGTACGACAGAGACACAAATCTGGCACCGGGTTGTGAGAGTATAAAGCCTGAATCAGAGACAGCACCGTTAAACAAGTCCAAAGAGAAGCCTGAGCTCTGTCTCAGGAGACTAAGTCTGGCCTTGTAGGAAACCAGGACTCAAAAGCTGAGCCTTTAGCTGGCAGAGAGAAACCGATCGATCCGAAGCGTCTCCGTACCTGGATGCACCCCGGCGTGTCTTGGATCTGCACGGCAACGTGGTCCCCGTCCAGACGGACCAGCCTGGAGTAGAGGTTGCCTGGGGAGCAGAGAACCGTCAGGCACAAGCCGCGGCCGCGGGggtccccgccgcgccccgccgcccgctgccTCACCTGTGTTGGGCTCGTAGTCCCCGATGAACCGCTTCGTCAAGAACCGCACGACCATGGCTGAAACAGAGAGTGGCCGCGTTAGGCGCCACGGACGGACGGACAGGGGACAGAAGGGGGGACGGACAGGGGAAggggggccgggcagccccgcgccccccgcaCTCACCGCTCTTGCCGACGCCGCGGGCGCCCATCACCGCCAGGCGGACCTGGGCGCCGGGCGGTCCCGGGGCGCACTCGGCGATGGGCGCCAGCAGGAAGGGCTGGGACATGCTCGGCAGGCGCATGGGAGGGGCGGCCCGGACGGCTCGGCTccgctcggctcggctccgctcggctccgcACACCCGGTACCGCCCGGcgcgggcggccggcggcggcttTTAAAGGCTCCGCCGGCAGCGCGgcgcgcggggccgccccccgggCTGtaccgcccccagccccgccacctCCCCCGTCAGCCCCGCCCAGCGGCCCCCCccacagctccctcccctccgcccACCCCGGCTGTACCCCCGCCCTTCCTCCCCGTTGCCAGGCCGTGGGGTGGCCCCTCGTGGGCGCAGGCagcggggggcggtggcggcaCCGCCCGGGCAGGGCCGTGCGAGCTGCGGGCCAGGGctgggggcgggcagggcagggcagcacctGCCGCGCGTCACCCGCGCCCGAGGCAGGGGGAGGGCAGCGCAAGTCCCGCTGTGTCTGGGAGGGCGGGCATCCACACCC
Protein-coding regions in this window:
- the RASL11A gene encoding ras-like protein family member 11A translates to MRLPSMSQPFLLAPIAECAPGPPGAQVRLAVMGARGVGKSAMVVRFLTKRFIGDYEPNTGNLYSRLVRLDGDHVAVQIQDTPGCIQVQEDCVQVLDSLSRCVKWAEGFLLVYSITDYSSYQSVQPLYQHIRKVHPDSRTPIIIVGNKADLLHARQVQAKEGLQLANELGSLFLEISTSDDSQGVCDVFQYLCKEVSKLQHVGSTDRRRSSIIPRPKSPNMQDLKRRFKQALSSKVK